Genomic window (Tissierellales bacterium):
GTGTTATTTTCGCTTAATTCTAAAACTTCAATTCTCGGTTTTTCAATCTCTATCATTTAATAATAACCCTCCTTGATTACTTATATATTTTCTACTGATGAGGGCAAATGATTCACCATTAATAAGCAATATATAATCTACTTAGAGTACAACTCAACGATTAAATGTTCTTCTATTGGAATATCAATATCTTCTCTAGTTGGTTCAGTTACAATTTTACCCTTTAATTCATTAGGATTTACTTCTAACCAGGTAGCAGTAGTTCCTCCATGGTTTTCTACCATTTCCTTAAACTTAGGACTATTTTTACTCTTTTCCTTCACTTCTATAACGTCACCTGCTTTTGTTATATAAGAAGGAACATCAACTTTTTTACCATTTACCCTCAAATGGCCATGAGTAACAAATTGTCTAGCCTCTGCCCTTGAACTTGCAAAGCCCATTCTATAAATAACATTATCTAATCTAAGTTCTAATAATCTTAATAGGTTTTCACCTGTAATTCCTTTCATTCTATCAGCCATTATAAAATATTGTCTCATTTTACTTTCTTGTATTCCATAAACTCTACGAACTTTTTGTTTTTCTCTTAACTGTAATCCATATTCAGTAAGTTTTCTTCTTGAATTTCCATGTTGTCCTGGTGCATAATTTCTTTTTGACACTGGACATTTATCTGTATAACATTTATCACCTTTAAGGTATAACTTTTGACCTTCTCTACGACATAATCTACATACGGGACCTGTATATCTCGCCATAAATTAACACCTCCTATATATTCTATATTAAACTCTTCTACGCTTTGGTGGTCTACATCCATTATGTGGTATTGGAGTTTCATCTTTAATTAAACTCACTTCTAAACCTGTTGCTTGAAGGGATCTAATTGCTGCTTCTCTTCCAGCACCAGGTCCTTTTACATAAACTTCTACAGTTTGCAATCCATGTTCCATTGCTTTTTTTGCTGCTTCTTCTGCTGCTTGTTGTGCTGCAAAAGGAGTGGATTTTCTTGAGCCTCTAAATCCTAATTGTCCAGCACTTGCCCAGGATAATACATTCCCTTGGGTATCAGTCAATGTTACCATAGTATTATTAAAAGTAGAGTTTACATAAGCTTGACCTCTCTCTATATTCTTACGTTCTCTTCTTCTTACACGAGTAGTTCCACGGCCTTTAGCATTTTTTTTCGCCATAATAATATCCCTCCTTTTCTACTTTCTGCTCTTCTTACCTGCTGCTGTTTTTGGGCCTTTTCTAGTCCTAGCATTGGTCTTTGTTCTTTGACCCCTAACTGGTAAGCCTCTTTTATGTCTTACTCCTCTATAACAATTAATTTCTTTTAATCTCTTTAAGTTAAGAGAAACTTCTCTTCTTAAATCTCCTTCTACAGGATATTCGTCAATAATCGATCTTAAAGTTGATAATTCTGATTCTGTTAAATCCTTTATTTTAGTATCTGGATCTACTCCAGCCTTCTTCAATATCTCATTAGACCTTGATCTACCTATACCGTATATATAAGTTAGCCCAACTTCTACTCTTTTATTTCTAGGTAAGTCAACACCTGAAATTCTAGCCATTAGTTCTTACACCTCCTATAGTACATTCAGTTTATATCTGTCTTTTATAGTTATCCTTGTCTTTGTTTATGTTTTGGGTTTTCACAAATTACCATCACTTTGCCTTTTCTTCTTATGACCTTACACTTTTCGCATATTTTCTTTACTGATGGTCTCACCTTCATAATTATCCCTCCATGCTACTACTTTTTTCTCCAAGTTATTCTGCCTCTAGTCAAATCATAAGGTGATAGTTCTAATGTTACTTTGTCCCCAGGAAGTATTTTTATATAATTCATTCTTAACTTTCCAGATATATGAGCAAGAACTTCATGCCCATTCTCTAATTCCACCTTAAATATAGCATTTGGTAGAGCTTCCAGAACAACACCTTCTACCTCAATTATATCTTTTTTAGACATTAAATTATCGAACCTCCTCTTAAAAGGTATTTTTATTGAAAGGTTCTAACAATTTCCGTATATAGCCATTGTTTATCTTTATACCTTCATCTGTTTTTTTCTTAAAATCAGTTATTACGGTATTATAAATAATTAAGTGTTTAACTTTTTTCTTTTTAGGCTTATCTAATTTTCGCAAATCGCCATCAACTATCAATATATGTTTATCATCAATTATGTCCATAACTATAAATATATTACCCTTATCACGACCAGCTCTTGACTTAACTAATTGACCAATAGTTATGTCATTGGTAAATTCCATTAAATTCACCTCTTTATTGGTGTTTTTTACGGGAGCAGTCTAGGGAAATGAAGAAAGACATTTGCCTTCCTTAATTTAACTTAAACCTTTTATCACTTCTGCAGAAACTTTTTCTATAGATTGATTCCCGTTTACATTTAATATTAAATTTTTCTCCTCATAATAATCAATCAAAGGTTTAGTATTTTTAGTATAAACCTTTATCCGTTCGGCAACTGTTTCTTTCTTATCATCATCTCTTTGAAAAAGATTATTCCCACAAATATCACATTTATTCTCTTCTTTTGGAATATTATATTTTATATGATAAGTTGCACCACATTTTTTACATACTCTTCTTCCAACAGCTCTGTCTATTAATACATCTTCATCTACATCTATATTAATTACTTTGTCCAATTTAAGTTGCATATTTGTTAACTCTTCATCTAATATATCAGCCTGTTTAACTGTTCTTGGGAAGCCATCTAGTAAAAATCCATCTTTACAGTCATCTTCTAGAAGTCTTTTTTTCACTAAAGATACTACCAGATCATCTGGAACCAATAATCCTTTATCCATATATTCATTTGCTTTTTTTCCAAGTTCTGTCCCTTGTTTAATATTGGATCTTAATATGTCTCCAGTTGAAATATGAGGAATTTCATATCTTTCTGTAATTACAGATGCTTGAGTACCTTTACCAGCACCTGGGGGACCTAATAGAACTAATCTCACAAGAATCATCTCCTAACTTTAATCTAAGAACCCTTTGTAGTGTCTCATCATCATTTGAGCTTCAATTTGTTTTACAGTTTCTAGGGCAACTCCAACAACTATGATTATAGCTGTTCCACCAAAGTTAATATTTAGCTTAAATATTTTAGATAAAACAATTGGTAATGAAGCAATTGCCGCTAATGCAATAGCACCAACAAATGTTAATCTAGATATTACTTTATTCAAGTACTCAGATGTAGGCTTTCCTGGTCTAATCCCTGGAATGAAACCACCTTGTTGCTGCAAATTTTTAGCATATTCAACTGTATTAAATTGTATTGCTGTATAGAAGTAAGTGAAGAATACAATTAAAAGAATATTAAGTATGGTATAAATCCATGCACCTACGGTTCCTTGTGGTGTCAAGTATTTAGTTACCCAAGCAGACGGTTCACCTTTAAAAAATAAAGCTATTGTCTGTGGAAAAGCCAGTAAAGATGATGCAAATATTACTGGAATAACTCCTGCCATTGACACTTTTATAGGAATATGTGTACTTTGACCACCATACATTTTTCTTCCAACTACTCTTTTCGCATATTGAACGGGTACTCTTCTTTCCCCTTCTTGCAACGCAATTACTATTGCTATTATTAAAAGAGCAAATAATAGGAATAAAATAATTCCAATTATTTTTATTTCTCCAACTTTATATAATGATATAGTTTTAACTATTTCACTAGGTATTCTTGATATTATACCAACAAATATTATAAGAGATATTCCATTGCCTATTCCCTTTTCAGTAATTTGTTCCCCTAGCCACATCAGAAAAGCAGTTCCTGCTGTAAGTGTTATAACTACGGTA
Coding sequences:
- the rpsK gene encoding 30S ribosomal protein S11 encodes the protein MAKKNAKGRGTTRVRRRERKNIERGQAYVNSTFNNTMVTLTDTQGNVLSWASAGQLGFRGSRKSTPFAAQQAAEEAAKKAMEHGLQTVEVYVKGPGAGREAAIRSLQATGLEVSLIKDETPIPHNGCRPPKRRRV
- a CDS encoding adenylate kinase yields the protein MRLVLLGPPGAGKGTQASVITERYEIPHISTGDILRSNIKQGTELGKKANEYMDKGLLVPDDLVVSLVKKRLLEDDCKDGFLLDGFPRTVKQADILDEELTNMQLKLDKVINIDVDEDVLIDRAVGRRVCKKCGATYHIKYNIPKEENKCDICGNNLFQRDDDKKETVAERIKVYTKNTKPLIDYYEEKNLILNVNGNQSIEKVSAEVIKGLS
- the rpmJ gene encoding 50S ribosomal protein L36, whose amino-acid sequence is MKVRPSVKKICEKCKVIRRKGKVMVICENPKHKQRQG
- the secY gene encoding preprotein translocase subunit SecY — protein: MLKTLRNAWRIPDIRKKIIYTLLMLLVFRLGSSVPVPGMDKQKIAEMFERASGGILDFLDLMSGGTFSNFSIFALNIYPYVTASIIIQLLTIAIPRLEELAKEGEEGRKKITQITRYTTIGLALIQAIGITIGFFDQAIIDRSFWPITTVVITLTAGTAFLMWLGEQITEKGIGNGISLIIFVGIISRIPSEIVKTISLYKVGEIKIIGIILFLLFALLIIAIVIALQEGERRVPVQYAKRVVGRKMYGGQSTHIPIKVSMAGVIPVIFASSLLAFPQTIALFFKGEPSAWVTKYLTPQGTVGAWIYTILNILLIVFFTYFYTAIQFNTVEYAKNLQQQGGFIPGIRPGKPTSEYLNKVISRLTFVGAIALAAIASLPIVLSKIFKLNINFGGTAIIIVVGVALETVKQIEAQMMMRHYKGFLD
- the rpsM gene encoding 30S ribosomal protein S13; the protein is MARISGVDLPRNKRVEVGLTYIYGIGRSRSNEILKKAGVDPDTKIKDLTESELSTLRSIIDEYPVEGDLRREVSLNLKRLKEINCYRGVRHKRGLPVRGQRTKTNARTRKGPKTAAGKKSRK
- a CDS encoding KOW domain-containing RNA-binding protein; the encoded protein is MEFTNDITIGQLVKSRAGRDKGNIFIVMDIIDDKHILIVDGDLRKLDKPKKKKVKHLIIYNTVITDFKKKTDEGIKINNGYIRKLLEPFNKNTF
- the rpsD gene encoding 30S ribosomal protein S4; translation: MARYTGPVCRLCRREGQKLYLKGDKCYTDKCPVSKRNYAPGQHGNSRRKLTEYGLQLREKQKVRRVYGIQESKMRQYFIMADRMKGITGENLLRLLELRLDNVIYRMGFASSRAEARQFVTHGHLRVNGKKVDVPSYITKAGDVIEVKEKSKNSPKFKEMVENHGGTTATWLEVNPNELKGKIVTEPTREDIDIPIEEHLIVELYSK
- the infA gene encoding translation initiation factor IF-1, with protein sequence MSKKDIIEVEGVVLEALPNAIFKVELENGHEVLAHISGKLRMNYIKILPGDKVTLELSPYDLTRGRITWRKK